The Thioalkalivibrio thiocyanodenitrificans ARhD 1 genome window below encodes:
- a CDS encoding chromate resistance protein ChrB domain-containing protein has translation MTFLPTRWQMLILSFPGGRDTSRVRLWRALKTLGAGTLRDGVYILPERPDLHETLRGLAEDIRTAGGQAHHLVFSVPAPEEDRYRNLFDRCEEYQAITEAATALAEQVDDLAEPELLKQLRQIRRDAEHLHRIDYFPGPERDAMRARLEILEAAVQARLSPDEPSQAPEQSIPRLNVRDYRGRTWATRASLWVDRVASAWLINRFIDPEARFLWLARPADCPADALGFDFDGATFTHVGERVTFQVLTEAFSLDDDPGLVRLGELVRFLDIGGAPVAEAAGFEAVLTGAKQRCGDDDALLAAVSPVLEDLHRSFSPAQELNT, from the coding sequence ATGACTTTCTTGCCGACCCGCTGGCAAATGCTGATCCTGTCCTTCCCCGGGGGCCGGGATACCAGTCGCGTGCGGCTGTGGCGCGCCCTCAAGACGCTGGGGGCGGGGACCCTGCGTGACGGGGTCTATATCCTGCCGGAACGCCCCGACCTGCACGAGACCCTGCGCGGCCTTGCGGAGGACATCCGCACCGCCGGCGGTCAGGCTCACCACCTGGTCTTTTCCGTCCCCGCCCCGGAGGAAGACCGCTACCGGAATCTGTTCGACCGCTGCGAGGAATACCAGGCCATCACGGAAGCTGCGACGGCGCTGGCCGAGCAGGTCGATGATCTGGCCGAGCCGGAGTTGCTCAAGCAACTGCGCCAGATCCGGCGTGACGCCGAGCATCTGCACCGGATCGACTACTTTCCGGGGCCGGAACGTGACGCCATGCGCGCACGGCTGGAGATCCTGGAGGCCGCGGTCCAGGCAAGACTCTCCCCCGATGAGCCTTCCCAGGCACCGGAACAATCCATCCCTCGTCTCAACGTCCGCGATTACCGGGGTCGAACCTGGGCCACGCGTGCCTCCCTTTGGGTGGATCGGGTCGCCAGCGCCTGGCTGATCAACCGGTTCATCGACCCCGAGGCCCGGTTCCTGTGGCTGGCCCGCCCTGCAGACTGCCCTGCTGACGCCCTGGGCTTCGACTTCGACGGTGCAACCTTCACTCACGTGGGCGAACGGGTCACGTTTCAGGTCCTGACGGAGGCCTTCTCCCTGGACGATGATCCCGGGCTGGTGCGTCTGGGCGAGCTGGTGCGTTTCCTGGATATCGGCGGCGCCCCGGTCGCCGAGGCTGCCGGTTTCGAGGCTGTCCTCACGGGCGCCAAGCAACGCTGCGGTGATGACGATGCCCTGCTGGCCGCAGTGTCGCCGGTCCTGGAAGACCTGCACCGCAGTTTCTCCCCCGCACAGGAACTGAACACATGA
- the chrA gene encoding chromate efflux transporter: protein MSREAGTRPAATEKPAPVGLLEAVRWWLKLGFISFGGPAGQISIMHQELVERRRWISEHRFLHALNYTMVLPGPEAQQLATYIGWLMHGTLGGIIAGTLFVLPSLFILIGLTWIYLAFGDVPVIQAILYGIKPAVTAIVVHAAWRIGSRALKNGALWAMAAAAFVAIFALNIPFPYIVIGAGIIGWIGGRLSPDRFRTGGGHGPTAKDGYGPALIDDDTPVQPWMRFRWPRVMLFATIGLLLWAGVLGGLLAVYGWDGTLTRMGVFFTQAALVTFGGAYAVLPYVYQGGVETYQWLTAHQMIDGLALGESTPGPLIMIVTFVGFVGGWTHAFLGADQMVIAGALGAVVATFFTFLPSFLFILVGAPAVEATRHELHFTAPLTGITAAVVGVILNLAVFFAWHVLWPQGFEGDFEWFTALLGIAAFIALFRYRVGIIPLLIACAAVGASYRLLLQGA from the coding sequence ATGAGCCGCGAGGCCGGCACCCGACCCGCCGCAACCGAAAAACCAGCGCCTGTCGGCCTGCTGGAGGCCGTCCGCTGGTGGTTGAAACTGGGCTTCATCAGCTTCGGTGGCCCCGCCGGGCAGATCAGCATCATGCACCAGGAACTGGTGGAGCGGCGGCGCTGGATCTCCGAGCACCGCTTCCTGCACGCCCTCAACTACACCATGGTGCTGCCGGGACCGGAGGCCCAGCAGCTGGCCACCTACATCGGCTGGCTCATGCACGGCACCCTGGGCGGAATCATTGCCGGCACGCTGTTCGTGCTGCCGTCGCTCTTTATCCTCATCGGACTGACGTGGATCTACCTGGCCTTCGGCGACGTTCCTGTCATTCAGGCGATCCTCTACGGCATCAAACCGGCGGTGACCGCCATCGTGGTACACGCCGCCTGGCGCATCGGCAGCCGCGCCCTGAAAAACGGTGCGCTCTGGGCCATGGCGGCGGCGGCCTTCGTCGCCATCTTTGCCCTCAACATCCCCTTCCCCTATATCGTCATCGGCGCGGGCATCATCGGCTGGATCGGCGGGCGCCTGTCGCCGGACCGTTTCAGGACGGGCGGCGGGCACGGACCGACCGCCAAGGACGGCTACGGTCCCGCGCTCATCGATGACGACACGCCGGTGCAGCCGTGGATGCGATTCCGCTGGCCCCGGGTAATGCTCTTCGCCACGATCGGCCTGCTGCTCTGGGCGGGCGTGCTGGGCGGACTCCTTGCCGTGTACGGCTGGGACGGCACGCTCACGCGCATGGGCGTGTTCTTCACCCAGGCGGCGCTGGTCACCTTCGGCGGCGCGTACGCCGTGCTGCCCTACGTCTACCAGGGCGGCGTGGAGACCTACCAGTGGCTCACGGCGCACCAGATGATCGACGGGCTGGCACTGGGTGAATCGACGCCCGGGCCGCTGATCATGATCGTCACCTTCGTGGGTTTCGTGGGCGGCTGGACTCATGCCTTCCTCGGGGCGGACCAGATGGTGATCGCCGGCGCACTCGGAGCGGTGGTGGCCACCTTCTTTACCTTCCTGCCGTCCTTCCTGTTCATCCTTGTGGGTGCGCCGGCGGTGGAGGCCACGCGCCATGAACTGCACTTCACCGCGCCGCTCACGGGTATCACCGCAGCGGTGGTGGGCGTGATCCTGAATCTCGCCGTGTTCTTCGCCTGGCACGTGCTCTGGCCGCAGGGCTTCGAAGGTGACTTCGAATGGTTTACCGCCCTGCTCGGCATTGCCGCCTTCATCGCCCTGTTCCGGTACAGGGTCGGCATCATCCCCCTGCTTATTGCCTGCGCTGCGGTCGGAGCGAGCTACCGGTTGCTTCTGCAGGGAGCGTAG
- a CDS encoding MBL fold metallo-hydrolase, whose protein sequence is MAFLLTTGMAKAVAGDILPEAQPVAPNTWAWIGPYGGPTPENRGFRMNLGFVVGAEAVAVIDSGYGPDMAAEMLHRIRSHTDLPVRYVINTNSQAHRFMGNPVFREQGAAIIAAKDAVERMQSDGTAFARAIERTLELPAGHVQAPAAPDVLVETHKTLDLGAGVTLTIENVGNTHTDGSLAVHVAPDNVVFAGDVLYGGRLLAVLPVGSMSGWIEAFDRLASEYGDALFIPGHGKPGSIEEFQHPTRDYLASLMDHMDAAVEAGTDMQSAINDFDASRWEGLADFDALAPRNANIAYQESERRIFGF, encoded by the coding sequence ATGGCCTTTCTCCTGACGACCGGCATGGCAAAGGCAGTGGCCGGGGATATCCTTCCCGAAGCCCAGCCGGTCGCACCCAACACCTGGGCGTGGATCGGTCCCTACGGGGGGCCGACACCGGAGAACCGCGGGTTTCGGATGAACCTCGGTTTCGTGGTCGGCGCAGAGGCCGTGGCGGTGATCGACTCCGGATACGGTCCGGACATGGCAGCAGAGATGCTCCACAGGATTCGCTCGCATACGGATCTGCCCGTGCGCTACGTGATCAACACCAACTCCCAGGCACACCGCTTCATGGGCAATCCGGTGTTCCGGGAGCAGGGGGCCGCCATCATTGCGGCGAAGGACGCCGTGGAACGCATGCAAAGCGACGGCACGGCATTCGCGCGGGCGATTGAACGGACACTCGAATTGCCGGCCGGCCACGTACAGGCGCCGGCGGCGCCGGACGTCCTGGTGGAGACGCACAAGACGCTGGACCTGGGCGCGGGCGTGACGCTTACGATCGAGAACGTGGGCAACACCCATACCGATGGCAGCCTCGCCGTGCATGTGGCGCCCGACAACGTGGTGTTCGCCGGCGACGTCCTCTATGGCGGGCGCCTGCTGGCCGTTCTTCCGGTGGGAAGCATGTCGGGTTGGATCGAGGCCTTCGATCGGCTGGCCTCTGAGTACGGGGATGCATTGTTCATCCCCGGACACGGCAAACCGGGATCCATCGAGGAGTTTCAGCACCCGACCCGGGATTATCTGGCATCGCTCATGGACCACATGGATGCGGCAGTGGAAGCAGGCACCGACATGCAGTCCGCCATCAACGACTTCGACGCGAGTCGATGGGAGGGGCTGGCTGACTTTGACGCCCTGGCGCCGCGCAATGCCAACATCGCCTACCAGGAGAGCGAGCGCAGGATCTTCGGATTCTGA
- a CDS encoding TIGR01458 family HAD-type hydrolase has product MNEIRGVLLDLSGVLYLGDRPLSGAVDAVARLQGSGMPVRYITNTTRRTRAQIHLMMAGMGFSIAEDEIFTAPGAVRAALKRDGLTPLLLIHPDLEPEFADFPGDVPDAVVLGDAGDSFTYKNLNRAFRLLMGGAPLLAMGNNRYFREADGLSLDIGPFLKALEYAADVQGTVLGKPSSDFFHGAVSDMGLEPDQVLMVGDDVEADVQGALDAGLQACLVRTGKYRPGDEGRIEAGRSRVADDLSAVVDGLAV; this is encoded by the coding sequence ATGAACGAGATCCGTGGTGTCCTGCTGGATTTGAGTGGTGTGCTGTATCTGGGTGACCGGCCGCTGTCCGGGGCGGTGGATGCGGTGGCGCGGTTGCAGGGATCCGGGATGCCGGTGCGCTACATCACCAACACCACCCGTCGTACCCGCGCGCAGATCCACTTGATGATGGCGGGCATGGGGTTTTCCATTGCCGAGGACGAGATCTTCACCGCGCCCGGCGCCGTGCGTGCGGCCCTCAAGCGTGACGGACTGACGCCTCTGTTGCTCATTCATCCGGACCTCGAGCCCGAGTTCGCCGACTTTCCCGGTGATGTCCCGGATGCGGTTGTGCTGGGAGACGCCGGCGACAGCTTCACCTACAAGAACCTGAATCGCGCCTTCCGGTTGCTCATGGGCGGCGCACCGTTGCTGGCCATGGGCAATAACCGCTATTTCAGGGAGGCAGACGGACTGAGTCTCGATATCGGGCCTTTCCTCAAGGCCCTGGAGTATGCCGCCGACGTGCAGGGGACGGTGCTCGGCAAGCCATCGAGCGACTTCTTCCACGGCGCCGTCTCGGACATGGGGCTGGAACCCGATCAGGTACTCATGGTGGGCGACGACGTGGAGGCCGATGTCCAGGGTGCCCTCGACGCCGGTCTGCAGGCCTGTCTGGTCAGGACCGGCAAATACCGCCCCGGCGACGAGGGGCGTATCGAAGCCGGTCGGTCCCGAGTGGCGGATGATCTGTCGGCCGTGGTTGATGGTCTGGCTGTCTGA